CTGAGCAAGAACAAGCAGGGCTTTTTCCTGATGATTGAAGGCTCGCAGATCGATGACGCTGGTCACTTCAATAACACGACTCAAAATGTGCAGGAAGTCCTGGACTTCGACCAGCAGGTAGGCAAGGCTTTCCGGTTTGCGGCTGCCAATGGCGAAACACTCGTCATCGTGACGGCTGACCACGAAACTGGCGGCTACAGCATCATTGAGGGCAGCATTTCGGAGCGGAAAGTGGTAGCCAAATTTGCCACCAACAAGCACTCGGCCGTGATGGTGCCGGTGTTTGCCTATGGCAATGGCAGCGAGTTGTTTACCGGCATGTACGAAAACACCGATATCTATTACCGAATAAAAAAGGCGCTAGGCTGGGACGAGCAAAAGATGCCCTAGGTACGGCCCCGCAATTATTTGTAGTACTTAGTAGCACCTATGATAGATGAGGGGCGCAGTCAAATATGACTGCGCCCCTCGACGAACGCCTCCCCCAGAGGAATCCGCGCTGCAAAACACAACACTTTAGTGGGTGAAAGCTAGACCAGCAAGCAAGTTTCACGAAACCGTAAACTACGCCTGTTAATAGCTGATGATTGTGCTAAAACATAACCTGGCCTTCACCGCTGCATAATAGTAGACGAGCAATTTTGCTGCTGCAAAAAGCCATATGGTGAGGAGCTTTTTTGTGTGCATTGACCAAGCCCCGGCGCTGCAACGCTGGGGCTTTTGTCTTCTTTTCTCTTCCCGGGTTTCTCTTAAAGCAGAGCTTTCAATCGGGTGTCAAGTGTTGAGCTAGGTGGTAGTCAGTCGTTTGTCAGGCTGGGGTGAAAACTTAACATGGAAAAGTGATGCTACTGTGGCGCTACAAAGGGGAAAGGTCTACCTTTGCCGCAACTTTTAGACCCTATGGAACCTACTTCTACTTCTTCATCCCGCGACGAACTGATTGTAGTCGTCTTCATGGCCAGCTTAGTTGTACTAGCCGCCGTGTATTACCTGATACCTTAACGGCCCACCCCCTTTAGTCGGCGAGTAGCTCTTGCTCATCACCCACTTAAAAAGCCGCAGCCATTCGCTGCGGCTTTTTGCTTTCTGCCGCAATTGGCCCACAAAGCTAGCTCAGCAGCTAGGTGCCGCAGTTGCTGACCAGCGAAGCTCGACCAAAACAACCACTACCATTAAGCGTTGATAAAGGAGCAAGCCTCTGCATTGGAGACGTGCTTTTAGAAGATATTCTCTCAATGGTCACATACTCACAACAGGTCGAGCAGCTTGCTCCGCTGGAGCAAGCTGTTTTTCAAAATTCGTTCGTGGAGGAGTTGCACGGCGAAGCTTCGATGGACAAAACGCCACGCCAAGTGCCTGGCTATCACTACTCACGGGTAGAGCCCACGGCCGTGCAAGCCCCGCAGCTACTAGCGTGGTCCGAGGACCTAGCGGCTTACCTAGGGTTGGAGCGTCCGTCTGAGCGCGGCCCAGCCGTAGATATGCTGGCTGGTAACCAATTGGCACCTAGCATGAAGCCGTTTGCGGCGCGCTACGGTGGGCATCAGTTTGGCAGCTGGGCCGGACAGCTCGGCGACGGACGCGCCATTTCCTTAGGCGAGCTGACAGCAACCGACGGTACGAACTGGGAAATACAGCTGAAAGGAGCCGGTCCCACGCCGTATTCGCGTCGCGCCGACGGACGGGCCGTGCTGCGGTCTTCGCTGCGGGAATTCCTGTGCAGCGAAGCCATGCATTACCTAGGGGTGCCCACTACCCGGGCCCTGAGCCTGGTAGCTACCGGCGACGAAGTTGTTCGCGACATGTTCTACAACGGCAACGCCCGACCCGAGCCCGGCGCTATTGTGGCGCGCGTGGCGCCAACGTTTGTTCGCTTCGGTAACTTCCAACTCATGGCTGCTATGGGTGAGTTGGACAACATGCGTGCCCTGGCTGATTACGTCATTCGTCACCATTACCCCGAGCTAGGAGCTCCGTCGCCGGCCGTATACGTGCGCTGGTTTGAAGAGATCTGTCGGCGCACGGCTGTGATGATAGCGCATTGGATGTCAGTGGGTTTCGTGCACGGCGTGATGAACACCGACAACATGTCAATCCTAGGTCTCACGATTGACTATGGCCCTTACGGCTGGCTTGAGCCCTACGACCCCGACTGGACCCCCAACACCACCGACTTCGGCTCGCGGCGTTACGCCTTTGGGCAACAGCCGCAGGTGGCTCTCTGGAACCTTTATCAGTTGGCCCGGGCGCTTGCCCACTTAGTAGAAACGCCACAAGACCTACAGCAAGGCCTGGAAACGTACCGCACCACACTGGCCCAGACCCGACACACAATGCTCCTGCAAAAGCTAGGGCTCACGTCCTTAGCGTTGGAGGAAGACCGGGCGTTGGTGGAAGAACTACTCGAAGCACTGGCTGGCTCCGAAATCGATATGACGTTGTTCTTCCGGCAGCTTTCGCATACGGCGCCATCTCTACTGTTGAATGCTGAGAACGAGGATGCTACGTGGCGCGAGCTGCTTGCCAAAGCGGCTTATTCTATGTCGATGGAGGAGGAGCAAACACTGGTGCAGTGGCTCCAACGGTACCTCCAACGGCTGCGGCAGGAGTCTGCGAGCCCGGAAGCTATTCGGGAAAGCATGCTGCGTGTAAATCCGAAGTACGTGCTACGCAACTATTTAGCACAGAAAGCTATAGAAGCAGCTGAAGCCGGCGACCTAGCTTTCTTAAATACTCTGATGGAAGTGCTCAAAACGCCCTTCGCCGAACAGCCCGAGCACGAGGAGCTAGCCGCCAA
This Hymenobacter sp. GOD-10R DNA region includes the following protein-coding sequences:
- a CDS encoding protein adenylyltransferase SelO, which translates into the protein MVTYSQQVEQLAPLEQAVFQNSFVEELHGEASMDKTPRQVPGYHYSRVEPTAVQAPQLLAWSEDLAAYLGLERPSERGPAVDMLAGNQLAPSMKPFAARYGGHQFGSWAGQLGDGRAISLGELTATDGTNWEIQLKGAGPTPYSRRADGRAVLRSSLREFLCSEAMHYLGVPTTRALSLVATGDEVVRDMFYNGNARPEPGAIVARVAPTFVRFGNFQLMAAMGELDNMRALADYVIRHHYPELGAPSPAVYVRWFEEICRRTAVMIAHWMSVGFVHGVMNTDNMSILGLTIDYGPYGWLEPYDPDWTPNTTDFGSRRYAFGQQPQVALWNLYQLARALAHLVETPQDLQQGLETYRTTLAQTRHTMLLQKLGLTSLALEEDRALVEELLEALAGSEIDMTLFFRQLSHTAPSLLLNAENEDATWRELLAKAAYSMSMEEEQTLVQWLQRYLQRLRQESASPEAIRESMLRVNPKYVLRNYLAQKAIEAAEAGDLAFLNTLMEVLKTPFAEQPEHEELAAKRPDWAREKPGCATLSCSS